ACGAGAACAATTTAAGTGGTATCTCTACCGACAATTATACTGGCGGCCTTGATAACACATCTAACGGAAGATTTTTATATCCAAGGGCAATCAGCCAGTTTGGTTATAGCGGCCGTTATGTATATGGTAAAATTGCCTGTACTTTCTAAATTGAGTTAATTATAAAATGGAAAGGGCTAATTAGCCTTTTCCATTTTATATTCTTCAATTTCGCGGACAAACTCCATTGCTTTCATCAGGCTTTTTCCGCCAAAACTTTCCATAATATACCTTACCCATTTTCTGTGTATATTTTTCATGGTTAAAGTCCTGTACAGATAAATTGATACAACTATAAAAAAAGTAACTACAACAAATTGAATCAGCCAGAACGTTGTCCCTGCATGTGCAACCAGCTCATCAGAATAATAAAAAGTACAGTAAAGCGGAGCCTGCAAAATTAATATCCTGCCTACATTATTCAATGAAGCCTGTATCAAACTTAATTTTTGCTGAGCCTGTGTAACACTCTCTGCAATATTAATCTGATCGAGCAACGCTAAATGTCTTATATAAGCTCCTACAGCAAAAACATTAAACAAAAGAATTATTCCAATTGAGATGAAGAAATAGAGATTATTGCGCCCATAATACATCAGAAAACCTAAAAATATGACCCACAGTATTCCCAATACGAGAACAACCACCTGATTTCTCTGAAATGAGCTGATTTTTGCAGTTGCTTTATCAGTCTGCATTTCTCGTATTATTTTATAATTCAAAGCCAGAGATTTCTCCAGCTTTTTATCATATTCCTGCCACAACTGTTTAATATCCTGCTCTTCCATTTTCATATTTTCTTTATTTTCAAATCCTTAATTCCGATCACTAACTTTTAAAAAACGCTGTTTTAATTTTTCTTTAATCCTGTTGATTTTAGTTCCGATGTTTGTTTCAGAAAGCCCTAATATTTCTGCCATTTCCTTCTGGCTTTTTTCTTCGAGATACAATAACATTAATGCTCTGTCCAGCTCTTTCAATTCGCTAATAAAGTGCTGAAGCAGAAGGAGCTCATTGCGGTTGTCTACGGGCTCAGCTTCACCGATAAATTCAATCATCGATCCGGAAATCGGCATAATCAGGTCGTTTTTCTTTCTCTCTTTTCTATAAAAGGTAATCGCAACGTTCAAAGCGACTCTGTACATCCAGGTAGATAACTTAGCGGTCTGATTATAACCGGGATAAGCGCGCCATAGCTGTAAGGTAATTTCCTGTATAAGGTCTTTTTTATCTTCTTCATCTTTATTAAAGGAACCAGCAATCTTATAAATGATTCCCTTATTCTGCTCAATTACAGTTAGAAATTGCTCCTGCTGGTCTGATGTATTCATGGCTGTGCCTGTGCTGTTATTAAAGTTAATTTTTAATCCACCAATTATTCGAAGCAAAAGGCAGAATGTCACACTATTGGAAAATAAAATATTTCAACAAAGAAATATCTGTTGTCTATCGCCAATAAAATCATATTAACTTTGCGGCATGAATAAAGAAATTGCAGTTATTTTTGATATGGACGGAGTCATCTGTCATACTAACCCATACCACTCTCTTGCTTTTCGTGAGTTTTTTGCAACCCGGAATCTAACTCCGACTGATGAAGATTTTGCTGCTCATATGTTTGGAAAAAGTAACAGTTATATCTTATCTCACTTCCTGAACAGGCCCATTTCCGGTCAAGAATTATTACAGATGGAAGATGAAAAAGAGAGTCTTTTCAGAAAGATTTATGCACCACATATTGAGCCAATCACCGGTATAATTGAATTCATTACTGACCTCAAGCATAACGGTGTAAAACTGGGAGTTGCCACATCAGCTCCATACGCCAATCTCGATCTGATTTTAAGTGAGGTTCCAATTCGTAAAGAATTGGGTTCTGTCATGGCCAGTGAAGATGTGAAAAAACATAAACCAGATCCTGAGGTATACCTTACTTCGGCTAAAAATCTGGGAGTCTCACCAGATCAGTGCCTTGTTTTTGAAGATTCATTTTCCGGCATATCGGCTGCACTAAATGCGGGAATGCGGGTAGTAGGTGTACTTAGTTCCCATAGCATAGAAGAATTGCCAAAGTGTAATTTATATATAAATAATTATACAGAATTATCATATAATAAAATTAAAACATTGTTTCTTAAAGCATAAAAATGTGGCATCATTTTTCTGGCAGATCCGTTACTATGACCTGAATATCATAGCAACAGATCTAAAATTCATAAAAATGAAAAAGTTATTATTACTTAGTTTGCTGGGAGTTATCGGCTTTTTGCCATACCATGCAGCAGCACAGATCAGTGTAAATGTGAATATTGGTTCACAACCGCTATGGGGCCCTGTAGGATATGATCATGTGGAGAATTATTATCTGCCGGATATTGAAAGTTATTACAATGTATCAACCAGACAGTTTTCTTATCGTGATGGAAACCGATGGATTTCCTCCGTATCATTACCTTCAAGATATAGTGGTTATGACCTGTACAATGGATATAAAGTAGTTATTAACTCCAGGGATCCTTATCGTAATTTTGATAATGACAGGGTAAAATATGCGAAATACAAAAAAGTCCGCAGCCAGAAAGTAATTAAGTTCAGTGACGATCCAAGATATTACGTTGTCAAAGGACATCCTCATGGAATGCCTCCGGGACAAGCTAAGAAATACTATTCAAAAGAAAATGGTAAAGGTAACTGGAAAGACGATAAACACAACAAAGACAAATGGGATGACGACGACAGAGGTCGTGGTAACGGCAAAGGAAGAAATTAAATTTGATCAAGAAGCCTGTTAATTTAGATTAACAGGCTTCTTTTTATAAAAGAGCTTTATTTTATTAATAAATCAACTGACCTGACCAGTCGAATGCGGCTTCAGAATTTAATCTGACAACGAACTTTTCACTATCTCCGATTGATGTTCCGTTCAGATAGATTTTATCTACCCCATTTACAGTGTTTACCTGTAGATAATAGCGCTTGTTAAAATTATAAGAGTTATAATCTTTGAATACAATTGTATCCCCATCCTCCAGAATTGCAGAATTACCATTAGCCTTTTTCACGATCTCAAGTTCCAGTGATTTTAGTGCCGTACCATTCTTTGGATAGTAATAATAATCTCCACCATTAAGAATATTCCAGTACCAGAAATTATTTAGTCTTTCACTGAGTTCCACCCTGATTTTACCATTAACAATTTCATTGTATTTATCCGGACGGTCTGTATTAACCAGATTAAAATGAGCAGAAAGTTCCTTTGATGTAATTCCATTAACTGTCAGCCAGTCGTTCGGTTTGGAGAGATTATAGTTAACATATCTGCCTGTTTTCACAGACTGGAATGATACATTATCATATTTTCTGTATTTCATACTGCTGGTGGGAACAGAAGCATCTGCGCTGATAAAAGCCGCAACAGGGTAATGATCCGAATACTCAGTCCAATAGCTTTTCTCGCCCAATAAATTTGTATAATTCATCAAGGATGAACTTACAGGATCAATAGCCAGATTTTGCCATTTCGGTGGTTCTAAATGATCTTTTGATACTAAAATATAATCCAGATACTCTCTGTTATTAGCCGGATACGGATAATGATAAGATGCCATCACATTTGTTTTTGTATCCCAGGTATAGGGTACGCCTGCATAATGAGGTTCACCTACATTAAGATATTTCAGCATCTCGGTGTATTCTGGTGTACCTTTAATCACATTAAAATCCCCACCAAAAATAACCATCTCAGTTTTTGGAATATGCAGACTATCTATATAGGCTTTCATAGTTTCAAACTGAGTTTTACGTACTGTAACCTCACTCCCGCCACAAGATGGCTGAGTTGACTGGGTATGACTGGCTACAAAATGAATTCTTTTACCGTCCTTAATTATTGCAGCATATACAAATCCTTTAAGTGAAAATGCATCCGCATCACAACCAGCAGGATAAACGTGCTGCATCATTTTTTCTATCGGCCATTTACTGGCGATCATTACACCCCCATTTGTGCCACCACCCTGCAATAATTCCCGCCAGGTTCCGCTGGTCTTGTCCCAGCCACTTTTAGATCTGCCCAGGACAGGCGTCTGATAAGGAAATGTACCGGCAAGATTATCTTTTAATGCTTTACTAGCTGTATTATCAAAACACTCTTCCAATAATAATACATCATAATCTTTCAGATAGGCTGCAGATCCGATTACCCCTCCCCTGACAGCTTGCGACCATTGTGTAGTCGATGATACAATCACATCAGGTAAAAGAAAGAGATTATGTGTCAATACTTTTACTGATGTTCCATTAGGATCACTGGTTACACCATTAATGGCTGAAGAAACCTTTGCGGATGACTCTTTTGATAAAACATTTTCCTTTCTACAGGAGAAATTGAGTAATAATACGGCTACAACGATAAGCCATTTAATAGTTTTTCTAATCATAGTTTAGCTGTGCTTTCATGGGTAAGATGGTAGATAGTTTTTCAACTCAAAACTACCTCAAACACAGTCAACTGGAATTAACTAAACATTATCAAATTATCAAAAAATCCTGGTTATCAGTTATATTTCCTATTCAATCCAGCATGAACCAATAGAGAAAGTCCTCGCATTTCCACCTATAATCACCCTGTCACCCAGATTTATGCAGTTTAACTCACCAGTTCTCTCAGACAACTGCATAGCCTTCATTTCTGTCTTCCCAAGCTGATCAGACCAGTAAGGAATTAAAGAGCAGTGAGATGAGCCAGTAACCGGATCTTCTAATATACTTGCCTGCGGGGTAAAAAACCTGGAAACAAAATCAAAGCTATCGCCTTTCGCAGTAACAACCACCCCACCCGGGTCTAGATTAATCTGATCGAATAGCTGCCTGTCAATCTGTATGTCTCTGATCTCACTTTCATTCTCATAAACCAATACAAAATCTCTTGATTTTAAAACTTGCCGGGGTTGTATATTCAGTGCATTTTTTATGATTTCAGGAAGATCAGCCTGCACCGGATTTCTTGACGGAAAATTAAGCAGATATAGCTCTCCCTTAATTTCAACAGTTAAATCCCCACTCAGCGTCTCAAATACAATGCTGTTTTTTGTATAACCCAAAATCTGTTTAATTGCATGAGCCGCAGCAAGTGTTGCATGCCCACAAAGATCCATCTCAATTTCTGGTGTGAACCATCTGAGATGAATCTTTGCCCCATGATTCATAAAAAATGCGGTTTCTGCAACTGCATTTTCTTTAGCAATTTTTAACAAAGTTTCATCAGGCAGCCATTCGTTAAGCGGAATAACACATGCCGGGTTTCCATGAAAAATCTGATTAGTAAAACTATCTATCTGAAAGAGGTCTAATTTCATTTGTATAATATCTTATTAAACTTGCAGAGCCGCAATATAAGCCATAATAAGCAATTGTGCTGACAGCTCACTGTTAGAAATATTATTTTAGAATTTATTATATTTATTATCAATAATAAATGAATATAATTCGGAATTAAGTTATATTTACAGAATGATAGTCGAAAACAACATCAATTTAGACCATATTGATCTTGCCATACTAAGGTTAATGCAGGATAATTCAAGAATCTCCAATGTCCATATGGCAAAAGAGCTTGAAATGGCTCCTTCTGCTGTTTTAGAACGTGTGAAAAAGCTGGAGCAAAAACAAGTAATACAACAGTATACGACCAGAATTAATCCTTCAGCTATAGGATTAAAATTATTGGCATTCATTTCAATTAAAGCTTCACATAGTCTTGGCTGTACTACTACAGCTATCGAACTTGCTAAGATTGAAGAAGTTCAGGAAGTACATATTATAGCCGGAGAAGATTGTTATCTGGTTAAAGTCAGAATAGCTGACTCTGCTTCCTTAATGGAACTTATGCGAAACTCTTTTAGTAAAATAACTACGATCGTTTCTATCCGTACCACAATCGTTTTAGAAACTGTTAAAGAGCAGCAACAACTTGTCATCCCTGAAAACAAAAAAATATCATGACCAACAAAACCGCTTCTCCGCTCCTCGTCTATCTCGCCTTTGCAATTGTATATGTTGTATGGGGATCTACCTATTTTTTTATCCAGAAAGCGCTTGCAGGCTTCCCTCCGTTTATCCTTGGCACATTTCGCTTTATCGTTGCAGGCACCCTGTTAATGAGCTGGTGCAAGTATAAAGGGGAGAAAATATTCGATTGGAAGAACATCAAATACGCAATAGTAAGTGGTATTCTTATGCTTGGCGTAGCAAACGGAACAGTAATCTGGGTAGAACAGTTTATTCCAAGTGGACTGGTTGCTATTATGGTTGCTTCTGCAGCTATCTGGTTTGTGATATTGGATAAACCCAAATGGAAAGAGAACTTAAGCAGTAAATCAACCATTGC
This portion of the Pedobacter lusitanus genome encodes:
- a CDS encoding RNA polymerase sigma factor, whose translation is MNTSDQQEQFLTVIEQNKGIIYKIAGSFNKDEEDKKDLIQEITLQLWRAYPGYNQTAKLSTWMYRVALNVAITFYRKERKKNDLIMPISGSMIEFIGEAEPVDNRNELLLLQHFISELKELDRALMLLYLEEKSQKEMAEILGLSETNIGTKINRIKEKLKQRFLKVSDRN
- a CDS encoding HAD family hydrolase gives rise to the protein MNKEIAVIFDMDGVICHTNPYHSLAFREFFATRNLTPTDEDFAAHMFGKSNSYILSHFLNRPISGQELLQMEDEKESLFRKIYAPHIEPITGIIEFITDLKHNGVKLGVATSAPYANLDLILSEVPIRKELGSVMASEDVKKHKPDPEVYLTSAKNLGVSPDQCLVFEDSFSGISAALNAGMRVVGVLSSHSIEELPKCNLYINNYTELSYNKIKTLFLKA
- the sph gene encoding sphingomyelin phosphodiesterase, coding for MIRKTIKWLIVVAVLLLNFSCRKENVLSKESSAKVSSAINGVTSDPNGTSVKVLTHNLFLLPDVIVSSTTQWSQAVRGGVIGSAAYLKDYDVLLLEECFDNTASKALKDNLAGTFPYQTPVLGRSKSGWDKTSGTWRELLQGGGTNGGVMIASKWPIEKMMQHVYPAGCDADAFSLKGFVYAAIIKDGKRIHFVASHTQSTQPSCGGSEVTVRKTQFETMKAYIDSLHIPKTEMVIFGGDFNVIKGTPEYTEMLKYLNVGEPHYAGVPYTWDTKTNVMASYHYPYPANNREYLDYILVSKDHLEPPKWQNLAIDPVSSSLMNYTNLLGEKSYWTEYSDHYPVAAFISADASVPTSSMKYRKYDNVSFQSVKTGRYVNYNLSKPNDWLTVNGITSKELSAHFNLVNTDRPDKYNEIVNGKIRVELSERLNNFWYWNILNGGDYYYYPKNGTALKSLELEIVKKANGNSAILEDGDTIVFKDYNSYNFNKRYYLQVNTVNGVDKIYLNGTSIGDSEKFVVRLNSEAAFDWSGQLIY
- a CDS encoding PhzF family phenazine biosynthesis protein; this encodes MKLDLFQIDSFTNQIFHGNPACVIPLNEWLPDETLLKIAKENAVAETAFFMNHGAKIHLRWFTPEIEMDLCGHATLAAAHAIKQILGYTKNSIVFETLSGDLTVEIKGELYLLNFPSRNPVQADLPEIIKNALNIQPRQVLKSRDFVLVYENESEIRDIQIDRQLFDQINLDPGGVVVTAKGDSFDFVSRFFTPQASILEDPVTGSSHCSLIPYWSDQLGKTEMKAMQLSERTGELNCINLGDRVIIGGNARTFSIGSCWIE
- a CDS encoding Lrp/AsnC family transcriptional regulator, encoding MIVENNINLDHIDLAILRLMQDNSRISNVHMAKELEMAPSAVLERVKKLEQKQVIQQYTTRINPSAIGLKLLAFISIKASHSLGCTTTAIELAKIEEVQEVHIIAGEDCYLVKVRIADSASLMELMRNSFSKITTIVSIRTTIVLETVKEQQQLVIPENKKIS